The proteins below come from a single Miscanthus floridulus cultivar M001 chromosome 1, ASM1932011v1, whole genome shotgun sequence genomic window:
- the LOC136509386 gene encoding mitochondrial import inner membrane translocase subunit TIM23-2-like → MADPRLYPTGSGSDDRRDAAYPGSERRLYNPYQDLNLPYRQLYDLPTSPEFLFQEEAVAQRRSWGENLTYYTGVGYLGGAVAGAAMGLRDAARGAEPGEPAKIRANRVLNSCGSSGRRVGNTLGVIGLMYAGIESAMVAARDRDDWINSVTAGLGTGALFRAANGPRSAVVAGAVGGVLAGAAAAAKQVGKRYVPAL, encoded by the coding sequence ATGGCCGACCCGCGGCTGTACCCCACGGGGTCCGGGTCCGACGACCGCCGCGACGCCGCCTACCCCGGCTCCGAGCGCCGCCTCTACAACCCGTACCAGGACCTCAACCTCCCCTACCGGCAGCTCTACGACCTTCCCACCTCCCCGGAGTTCCTCTTCCAGGAGGAGGCCGTCGCGCAGCGCCGGTCCTGGGGCGAGAACCTCACCTACTACACGGGCGTCGGCTACCTCGGCGGCGCCGTGGCCGGGGCCGCGATGGGGCTCCGCGACGCCGCCCGGGGCGCCGAGCCCGGGGAGCCCGCCAAGATCCGGGCCAACCGCGTCCTCAACTCCTGCGGCAGCTCGGGGCGCCGCGTCGGCAACACGCTCGGGGTCATCGGCCTCATGTACGCCGGGATCGAgagcgccatggtcgccgcccgCGACCGCGACGACTGGATCAACAGCGTCACGGCCGGGCTCGGCACCGGCGCGCTCTTCCGCGCCGCCAACGGGCCGCGCTCAGCGGTCGTCGCCGGGGCCGTCGGTGGGGTTCTTGCTGGCGCCGCCGCGGCTGCCAAGCAGGTTGGGAAGAGATACGTCCCCGCCCTCTGA
- the LOC136509396 gene encoding uncharacterized protein, producing MEVFYYAVFGALAAVVAGLELGKSGKDRVATTSAFNSFKNNYVLVYSLMMSGDWLQGPYVYYLYSQYGFDKGDIGRLFIAGFGSSMLFGTIVGSLADKQGRKRACITYCISYILSCITKHSPEYRVLMIGRILGGIATSLLFSAFESWLVAEHNKRGFDPQWLSITFSKAIFLGNGLIAIISGLLANLLAENLGFGPVAPFDAAACFLAIGMAIIMSSWSENYGDPSESKDLMAQFKVAAKAIASDEKIALLGAIQSLFEGSMYTFVFLWTPALSPNEEDIPHGFIFATFMLSSMLGSSIASRLLARKLKVEGYMQIVFSISAVTLVLPVVTNILVPTSSVKGGSISVGGSLQLLGFCTFEACVGIFWPSIMKMRSQYIPEEARSTIMNFFRIPLNLFVCVVLYNVNAFPITVMFGMCSIFLFMAAILQRRLMVVSDLHKSSTKAQEMIDEDEPLNP from the exons aTGGAGGTGTTCTACTACGCCGTGTTCGGCGCGCTGGCCGCCGTCGTGGCGGGGCTTGAGCTCGGCAAGAGCGGCAAGGACCGCGTCGCCACCACCTCCGCCTTCAACTCCTTCAAGAACAACTACGTCCTCGTCTACTCCCTCATGATGT CCGGGGACTGGCTGCAGGGCCCCTACGTGTACTACCTCTACAGCCAGTACGGCTTCGACAAGGGCGACATCGGCCGCCTCTTCATCGCCGGCTTCGGATCCTCCATGCTCTTCGGCACCATCGTCGGCTCCCTGGCCGACAAACA GGGCCGCAAGAGGGCCTGCATCACCTACTGCATCAGCTACATCCTTAGCTGCATCACCAAGCACTCCCCCGAGTACAGGGTCCTCATGATCGGCCGCATTCTCGGTGGCATCGCCACCTCCCTACTCTTCTCCGCCTTCGAGTCGTGGCTCGTCGCCGAGCACAACAAG AGAGGCTTTGACCCACAGTGGCTGTCCATAACATTCTCCAAAGCCATCTTCCTTGGGAATGGCTTAATTGCCATTATATCTGGGCTATTGGCAAACCTTCTTGCTGAGAACTTGGGTTTCGGTCCTGTGGCTCCATTTGATGCGGCTGCTTGCTTTCTGGCGATTGGCATGGCTATCATAATGTCCTCATGGAGTGAAAACTATGGAGATCCATCTGAAAGTAAGGACCTGATGGCCCAGTTCAAGGTTGCAGCTAAGGCAATTGCTTCAG ATGAAAAGATTGCATTGCTGGGAGCCATACAGTCATTGTTTGAGGGTTCAATGTACACATTTGTCTTCCTATGGACTCCAGCATTGAGTCCAAATGAAGAAGACATTCCTCATGGTTTTATTTTTGCTACATTCATGCTGTCATCCATGTTGGGTAGCTCCATTGCGTCGCGTCTATTAGCCCGAAAGCTCAAGGTGGAAGGTTATATGCAGATTGTGTTCTCGATATCGGCTGTCACCCTTGTCCTCCCTGTTGTCACCAAT ATCCTAGTGCCGACATCTTCTGTGAAAGGAGGCAGCATATCAGTTGGAGGCTCTCTTCAGCTTCTTGGTTTCTGCACCTTCGAGGCATGTGTTGGCATATTCTGGCCATCAATCATGAAGATGAGATCTCAGTACATTCCTGAGGAAGCAAGAAGCACAATCATGAATTTTTTCCGCATACCACTCAACTTAtttgtttgtgtggtgctttacaAT GTGAATGCATTCCCAATCACTGTCATGTTTGGGATGTGTTCTATCTTCCTCTTCATGGCAGCAATCTTGCAGAGACGGCTGATGGTTGTCTCTGATCTACACAAATCATCAACTA AAGCACAAGAAATGATCGATGAAGATGAGCCACTAAATCCTTAG